Proteins co-encoded in one Methylobacterium sp. WL1 genomic window:
- a CDS encoding succinate dehydrogenase iron-sulfur subunit — protein sequence MAQFNLPKNSQITQGRSWAPPVGSKNLQTFKIYRWNPDDGANPRIDTYQVDRDDCGPMVLDALLWIKNKVDSTLVFRRSCREGICGSCAMNIEGQNALACTMGIEECKSPDNALPMMTRKDKDGAIRIYPLPHMPVLKDLVPDLTNFYAQHAAIEPWLQTETPAPEKEWRQTPEDRSKLDGLYECILCACCSTSCPSYWWNGDKFLGPAALLQAYRWLIDSRDENTGDRLDALHDPFRLYRCHTIMNCANTCPKNLNPAKAIAEIKKMMVERVV from the coding sequence ACCTTCCCAAAAACTCCCAGATCACGCAGGGACGCTCGTGGGCACCGCCTGTCGGGTCCAAGAACCTGCAGACCTTCAAGATCTACCGGTGGAACCCGGATGACGGGGCCAACCCGCGGATCGACACCTATCAGGTCGACCGCGACGATTGCGGCCCGATGGTGCTCGACGCGCTGTTGTGGATCAAGAACAAGGTCGACTCGACCCTCGTGTTCCGTCGTTCCTGCCGCGAGGGCATCTGCGGCTCCTGCGCCATGAACATCGAGGGGCAGAACGCGCTCGCCTGCACGATGGGCATCGAGGAGTGCAAGAGCCCCGACAACGCCCTTCCGATGATGACCCGCAAGGACAAGGACGGGGCGATCCGGATCTACCCGCTTCCGCACATGCCGGTGCTGAAGGATCTGGTCCCGGACCTGACCAACTTCTACGCCCAGCACGCCGCGATCGAGCCCTGGCTCCAGACAGAGACCCCCGCCCCCGAGAAGGAGTGGCGCCAGACCCCCGAGGACCGGTCGAAGCTCGACGGCCTGTACGAGTGCATCCTGTGCGCGTGCTGCAGCACGTCGTGCCCGAGCTACTGGTGGAACGGCGACAAGTTCCTCGGCCCGGCTGCCCTGCTCCAGGCCTATCGCTGGCTGATCGATTCGCGCGACGAGAACACCGGCGACCGGCTCGACGCCCTGCACGACCCGTTCCGGCTCTACCGCTGCCACACGATCATGAACTGCGCCAACACCTGCCCGAAGAACCTGAACCCGGCCAAGGCCATCGCCGAAATCAAGAAGATGATGGTCGAGCGGGTGGTCTGA